The following are encoded together in the Bacillus cereus group sp. RP43 genome:
- a CDS encoding DJ-1/PfpI family protein — protein MKKILLFVYPTFAEFEITVATALLKNKYEIITAGLTKELIISETGLQVQPHIELNEVRVEEYEGILIPGGDEIHMKEAELLFSVIRQFSEQEKLVAAICAGPYALAKAGLLKEISYTVTIDYQKLNCFPVENFVYKEVVQHANIITAQGHAFVPFGLAIASYFGVANEHDTNFYRGKGNIMMENLLPENV, from the coding sequence ATGAAAAAAATATTGTTATTCGTATACCCGACATTTGCAGAGTTTGAAATCACGGTAGCAACAGCATTGCTGAAAAATAAATATGAAATCATTACAGCGGGTTTAACAAAAGAATTGATTATAAGTGAAACGGGCTTGCAAGTACAACCGCACATAGAATTAAATGAAGTGCGTGTGGAAGAGTATGAGGGGATTCTTATTCCGGGCGGAGATGAAATACATATGAAAGAGGCAGAACTGCTTTTTTCAGTTATTCGTCAATTCTCTGAACAAGAAAAATTAGTGGCAGCGATTTGTGCTGGACCGTATGCGTTAGCAAAAGCAGGCTTATTAAAAGAAATCTCTTATACAGTCACCATAGATTATCAAAAATTAAATTGTTTTCCAGTAGAAAATTTTGTGTATAAAGAAGTTGTACAGCACGCAAATATTATTACAGCACAAGGACATGCATTTGTGCCATTTGGACTAGCGATTGCCTCTTATTTTGGAGTAGCGAATGAACATGATACAAATTTTTATCGTGGAAAGGGCAATATAATGATGGAGAATCTTTTACCGGAAAACGTGTAA
- a CDS encoding class I SAM-dependent methyltransferase, translating into MAKRKDIHFRIEEKLLERFESALHYEGLNKTDVLTHAVQQFCTKVECEKMNDVKRQYNVSDHLQTRINTHKHYEEKQVNVDEFVIEHLQLQGEEKILEVGCANGKFLSLLQTNGHKGQLTGFDQSETMLSEATLKNNMIEWKLGDASKLPFEANCYDWIIARHMLYHMKDVEKTIQGLHKIIRPGGALLATTNSKVSLPRIDEMCNKMLVAFDLPKTSPSATPFCLENGKDLLHSVFPTVEETIIHNALVFHHATPIVNYISSMFPSLNIPDNMSLHTEMKAWLKKEIENELTTHDGIWSDPKTLVIYRCKKEIS; encoded by the coding sequence GTGGCAAAGCGAAAAGATATTCATTTTCGAATTGAAGAGAAATTACTTGAAAGATTTGAATCGGCACTCCATTACGAAGGTTTAAATAAAACAGACGTATTAACACATGCGGTCCAGCAATTTTGCACAAAGGTGGAATGTGAAAAAATGAATGATGTAAAACGCCAATACAACGTTAGTGACCATTTACAAACACGTATCAATACGCATAAACATTACGAAGAAAAACAAGTGAATGTAGATGAATTCGTCATTGAACATTTACAACTCCAAGGGGAAGAAAAAATATTAGAAGTCGGGTGCGCTAATGGAAAATTCCTTTCCCTTTTGCAAACTAATGGTCATAAAGGCCAATTAACCGGCTTTGATCAATCGGAAACCATGCTTTCTGAAGCCACTTTAAAGAATAATATGATCGAATGGAAACTCGGTGATGCTAGTAAACTTCCTTTCGAAGCTAATTGTTATGATTGGATAATCGCAAGGCATATGTTATACCACATGAAAGATGTCGAAAAAACTATTCAAGGATTACATAAGATAATTCGTCCTGGCGGTGCCCTTTTAGCTACAACAAACTCTAAAGTTTCATTGCCTCGTATAGATGAAATGTGTAACAAAATGTTAGTCGCATTTGATTTACCAAAAACTTCACCGTCAGCAACTCCATTTTGTTTAGAAAATGGTAAAGATCTATTACACTCTGTTTTTCCAACTGTTGAAGAAACAATTATTCATAATGCACTTGTTTTTCATCATGCCACTCCAATCGTTAACTATATTTCTAGCATGTTTCCGTCGCTGAATATACCTGATAATATGTCTCTTCACACCGAAATGAAGGCCTGGCTGAAAAAAGAAATAGAAAATGAATTAACAACTCATGACGGTATATGGAGCGATCCGAAAACGTTAGTGATTTATCGATGTAAAAAGGAAATAAGCTAG
- the hutP gene encoding hut operon transcriptional regulator HutP: MLLQGTHRIGRMAMLLALADENESPVLSIPKGWKYCTGKVGSMNSQKVVAAMETAAKSNRVIETDVYRETHALYHAIMEALYGVTRGQIQLADVLRTVGLRFAIVRGTPYDGKKEGEWVAVALYGTIGAPVKGSEHEAIGLGINHI, encoded by the coding sequence ATGCTTCTTCAAGGAACACATCGAATTGGTCGTATGGCCATGCTGTTGGCACTTGCGGATGAGAATGAAAGTCCCGTATTATCTATTCCGAAAGGTTGGAAATATTGTACTGGGAAAGTTGGTTCTATGAATTCGCAAAAAGTAGTAGCAGCAATGGAAACAGCGGCTAAGAGCAACCGAGTTATTGAAACAGATGTTTACAGAGAAACACATGCACTTTATCATGCAATTATGGAAGCTTTGTACGGAGTGACGAGAGGTCAAATTCAGTTAGCAGACGTTCTTCGTACAGTAGGACTTCGCTTTGCGATTGTGCGCGGTACACCATACGACGGAAAAAAAGAAGGCGAATGGGTTGCTGTTGCACTTTATGGAACGATTGGTGCACCTGTAAAAGGATCTGAGCATGAGGCGATTGGTTTAGGAATTAATCACATATGA